A window from Ignavibacteriota bacterium encodes these proteins:
- a CDS encoding sugar transferase: MLRRIFDLIFSLVFLILSIPFLIISSIIILFELKSFPFFIQERGLTLTKNRFKIYKIRTLRKSIKPITHNSENDIFFKSVLRTNITPYAKWLRKTGLDELPQLLNVLKGEMSLIGPRPLMLDDLITIQKTSPELYLKRGNLKYKSGISGLWQLFGNRNDGLMGMLALESLYEKVAAPILDIKLILYTTSVVLQAKNSDSIFFTPSSNGMRVDTFIDNSSNLKVSLNMPDGIAKFILEKVKKTEGKYTIEIPSDWWYVSDSYKNAKKEKSEFVLYKNPQNQPDKKDIKNS, from the coding sequence ATGTTAAGAAGAATTTTCGATTTAATTTTCTCATTGGTATTCTTAATACTTTCAATTCCTTTTCTAATAATTTCATCAATCATAATATTATTCGAATTAAAAAGTTTTCCATTTTTTATTCAAGAAAGAGGACTTACTTTAACAAAGAATCGATTTAAAATTTATAAAATTAGAACACTTCGAAAATCCATAAAACCAATTACTCACAATTCTGAAAATGATATTTTTTTCAAATCAGTATTACGTACAAATATTACACCATATGCTAAATGGCTTCGTAAAACCGGACTAGATGAACTTCCTCAATTATTGAATGTTTTAAAAGGTGAAATGAGTTTAATAGGTCCAAGACCATTAATGTTAGATGATCTAATTACAATTCAGAAAACATCTCCAGAGCTTTATTTGAAAAGAGGGAATTTAAAGTATAAATCTGGAATTTCGGGACTTTGGCAATTATTCGGAAATAGAAATGACGGACTAATGGGAATGTTAGCATTAGAATCACTTTACGAAAAAGTTGCTGCACCAATTTTAGATATAAAATTAATTTTATATACTACATCTGTGGTACTTCAGGCAAAAAACTCAGATTCAATATTTTTTACACCAAGTTCAAATGGGATGAGAGTTGATACATTTATCGATAATTCTTCAAATTTAAAGGTATCATTAAATATGCCGGATGGTATTGCAAAATTTATTTTGGAAAAAGTTAAAAAAACAGAAGGAAAGTACACAATAGAAATTCCATCAGATTGGTGGTATGTTAGTGATAGTTACAAAAATGCGAAAAAGGAAAAATCCGAATTTGTACTTTACAAAAATCCTCAAAACCAGCCAGATAAAAAAGACATCAAAAACTCATAA
- a CDS encoding T9SS type A sorting domain-containing protein: MKRTITFLLLLSSLVFGQTFQNGTFEFWTGNNPDGWFLFDESGDVVFKRGENLGKTGDALIVEAVNNNSGLDGYIQAFITEISGNTDYNFSINLKSNDDQINARFYNCEWIDNNEEVISSFNISGYSQPTGNNWIELSTNNITSPSNAVKIKIDIKFYIQTDFIQNNSQILVDDLSNNNSPLPVELTTFSASVIDKNVKLNWETATEVNNYGFDIERKSEFGNWNKLAFVQGNGNSNSPKFYSFKDNSIKESGKYFYRLKQIDIDGKFDYSDEVEICFASPQKYELLQNYPNPFNPVTKITYSIPDNILFQNQKVTLKIYNVLGQLVKVLVDEIKQPGIYEIEFDGSKFISGVYFYKLETGDFTQMKKMILTK, encoded by the coding sequence ATGAAGAGGACAATTACATTTTTGTTGTTATTAAGTAGTTTGGTTTTTGGACAAACTTTTCAAAATGGAACATTTGAGTTTTGGACGGGAAATAATCCTGATGGCTGGTTTCTATTTGATGAGAGTGGCGATGTTGTTTTTAAACGTGGGGAAAACTTAGGAAAAACCGGAGATGCATTAATAGTGGAAGCAGTAAATAATAACTCTGGTTTGGACGGATACATTCAAGCTTTTATAACAGAAATTTCCGGAAACACTGATTATAATTTCTCTATTAATTTGAAATCAAATGATGACCAAATAAATGCAAGATTTTATAATTGTGAATGGATTGATAATAATGAAGAAGTAATTTCATCTTTTAATATTTCTGGCTATAGCCAGCCAACAGGAAATAATTGGATTGAATTATCAACAAATAATATTACTTCACCATCAAATGCTGTTAAAATCAAAATTGATATTAAATTTTATATTCAAACTGATTTCATTCAAAATAATTCTCAAATTCTTGTTGACGATTTATCAAATAACAATTCACCTCTCCCCGTAGAACTCACAACTTTTTCAGCTTCAGTTATTGATAAAAATGTAAAACTCAATTGGGAAACCGCAACTGAAGTAAATAATTATGGATTTGATATCGAAAGAAAATCTGAATTTGGAAATTGGAACAAACTTGCATTTGTTCAAGGTAACGGAAATAGTAATTCACCAAAATTTTATTCATTTAAAGACAACTCAATTAAAGAATCTGGTAAGTATTTTTACCGTTTAAAGCAAATTGATATTGATGGAAAATTTGATTATTCTGATGAAGTTGAAATCTGTTTTGCCTCACCACAAAAATATGAATTATTGCAAAATTACCCCAATCCGTTTAATCCGGTAACAAAAATTACATACTCAATTCCGGATAATATTCTATTTCAAAACCAAAAAGTCACACTAAAAATTTACAATGTTTTAGGTCAATTGGTAAAAGTACTTGTTGATGAAATTAAGCAACCTGGTATTTACGAAATTGAATTTGACGGAAGTAAATTCATTAGTGGCGTATATTTTTACAAACTTG